One window of the Candidatus Zixiibacteriota bacterium genome contains the following:
- a CDS encoding conserved hypothetical protein (Evidence 4 : Unknown function but conserved in other organisms), with translation MTRKDHLLYMLKTNQFVIKKLLDDITEEESMIRGEGGFNHIRWLTGHLYGSDGYSFSLLGVEDEATGKYSKIFGGGSVVSDDPAVYPSMADIRDRLYKSHDKLMEVIEAAPDGDLEKEIGGERKQPVWQGLTFLAMHEFYHAGQIVHIRKMLGRSRPFA, from the coding sequence ATGACCAGAAAAGACCATCTTCTTTATATGCTTAAAACCAATCAGTTCGTGATCAAGAAACTTCTCGACGATATCACTGAGGAAGAATCGATGATCCGCGGGGAGGGCGGGTTCAACCATATCCGGTGGCTCACGGGGCACTTATACGGGAGCGACGGTTACAGTTTTTCGCTTCTGGGGGTCGAAGACGAGGCGACGGGCAAATACAGCAAGATATTCGGCGGGGGATCGGTGGTATCCGACGATCCGGCGGTGTATCCGTCGATGGCGGACATTCGCGATCGTCTCTACAAATCGCACGACAAACTGATGGAGGTAATTGAAGCGGCGCCGGACGGGGATCTGGAGAAAGAAATCGGCGGGGAGAGAAAACAGCCGGTCTGGCAGGGATTGACCTTTTTGGCGATGCATGAGTTTTATCATGCCGGGCAGATCGTGCATATCCGCAAGATGCTGGGCCGGTCCCGGCCGTTTGCATGA
- a CDS encoding Type 12 methyltransferase, translating into MDLRVSYNDNPIMAELYDLVPAYRDRPDKDFYLKCAAAAKGRILELGCGTGRILAPIAEAGYPVTGLDMSEHMLAKCRRKLEALGKDRTEQVQLVRGNMADFQFDGKFGLTIITFHAFQHLITMEQQMACLGCINRHLELNGRLIFDVFFVDFKRINNPLFLEEMEMYGKTVLPDGHRLKANSRIAGFHPAEQYNDIEMIYYLTNRDGRSQRVVHAFPMRYFFRYEVEHLLERCGFRVAGLYGKFDESPLADDSPEMIFVAEKYRE; encoded by the coding sequence ATGGATCTGCGTGTAAGTTACAATGATAATCCAATTATGGCGGAATTGTATGATTTGGTTCCGGCGTATCGGGATCGTCCCGATAAAGATTTTTATCTCAAGTGCGCGGCCGCTGCCAAAGGCAGAATTCTGGAATTGGGATGCGGGACGGGGCGGATTCTGGCGCCGATCGCGGAAGCGGGGTATCCTGTCACCGGGCTCGATATGTCGGAACATATGCTGGCCAAATGCCGCCGCAAACTGGAAGCGCTCGGTAAGGACCGGACAGAGCAGGTCCAACTGGTCCGGGGGAACATGGCTGATTTCCAGTTCGACGGCAAGTTCGGGCTCACAATCATTACGTTTCATGCTTTTCAGCATTTGATTACAATGGAACAGCAAATGGCCTGCCTTGGATGTATCAACCGTCATCTGGAATTGAACGGCAGATTGATATTCGATGTTTTTTTCGTGGATTTCAAGAGAATCAATAATCCTCTCTTTCTCGAGGAGATGGAAATGTACGGCAAAACGGTCCTTCCCGACGGCCACCGGCTGAAGGCGAACAGCCGTATTGCCGGGTTTCATCCGGCCGAGCAGTACAATGATATCGAGATGATTTACTATCTCACTAATCGGGACGGACGATCCCAGCGGGTGGTGCATGCCTTCCCGATGCGGTATTTTTTTCGATACGAAGTGGAGCATTTACTGGAGCGGTGCGGGTTTCGGGTAGCGGGGCTTTATGGGAAATTTGACGAATCACCGCTGGCGGATGACTCGCCGGAGATGATTTTCGTGGCAGAGAAATATAGGGAGTAA
- a CDS encoding exported hypothetical protein (Evidence 5 : Unknown function) → MIKSAICITATIFMVLISFCLAFGETGPKNIPSVKSFLTPDGQFDLEAARKSGYQGSLDIKGFKSTIDPATGQPVFSPASPANPADNPDDIYWDNSISPSIPGINGEVRAMTFYDGKLIVAGRFTIAGNIIANNIAAWDGSSWFSLGSGIEGGSYPTVLALTVYNGKLIAGGFFGLAGGINVNCIASWDGTDWSPVGGGVGGISSNPAIAALTVYDGKLIAGGQFATANGISTAAMNIASWDGTSWASLGLGISDQYHSVSALVEYGGKLIAGGNFTTAGETAAKYISSWDGSNWSQLDSGMNSEVSALTVYDNNLIAGGFFTTAGGIEANHIAFWDGNSWSPMGSGVNSVVYAFAEYGGRLIAGGTFTTAGGIEGHRIASWDGNSWSPLGSGIIGVKVRALVTYNEMLITGGDFTVAGDAAANSIASWNGINWLALAPGVGGFNQCFVRALTVYNGRLIAGGYSTAIGGTAANYIAAWDGSAWSPLGTGMNNTVFALAVYNGELIAGGFFSIAGGAVTSNVAKWDGVGWLPLGLGTGSTVSALTVYDGKLIAGGNFSSAGGVSAKYIASWDGAGWAPLGSGMGNNVYALTVYDGKLIAAGSFKTAGGVAAEYIASWDSMGWSALGSGMGGVVHALTVYDGKLIAVITGYGYNWPVSWDGNSWSGIGCGVNNTIEALAVYDGKLIVGGRFASTNYYDTVNYILSWDGSVCSSLGSGVDDSVLALSVYNGKLIAGGYFTIAGEKVSAYLARWTKNSYICGDVDDNGILNILDIANLLNYLYKNGPAPNHLQACDVNNSGGINIIDVAGIINRIYKNGPALNCP, encoded by the coding sequence ATGATCAAGAGTGCTATTTGCATTACTGCAACCATTTTTATGGTTTTGATATCTTTTTGCCTCGCCTTTGGAGAAACAGGACCGAAAAACATCCCGAGTGTAAAGTCTTTTCTTACCCCTGACGGCCAATTTGATTTGGAAGCCGCCCGGAAGTCGGGCTACCAGGGCTCATTGGACATAAAAGGTTTTAAATCGACCATTGACCCGGCCACAGGCCAGCCTGTGTTCAGCCCCGCTTCTCCTGCCAATCCTGCTGACAATCCCGACGATATCTATTGGGACAATAGCATCTCTCCCAGTATACCGGGCATTAACGGTGAAGTTCGCGCAATGACCTTTTACGACGGGAAACTCATTGTTGCAGGCAGATTTACAATCGCTGGTAATATAATTGCTAATAATATTGCTGCCTGGGATGGTTCATCTTGGTTTTCGCTGGGATCTGGTATAGAGGGAGGATCTTACCCCACCGTGTTGGCGCTCACAGTCTATAATGGGAAATTAATAGCAGGCGGATTTTTTGGTCTTGCTGGAGGCATAAATGTCAATTGTATAGCATCTTGGGATGGAACCGATTGGTCACCTGTTGGTGGTGGAGTGGGTGGAATAAGCAGCAATCCAGCTATTGCCGCACTGACCGTGTATGACGGAAAATTAATAGCAGGAGGGCAATTTGCGACGGCAAATGGTATTAGTACTGCGGCGATGAATATAGCTTCGTGGGACGGAACAAGCTGGGCGTCGTTGGGATTGGGAATTAGCGACCAATATCACTCCGTCTCTGCTCTGGTCGAATACGGTGGGAAATTAATAGCGGGTGGGAATTTCACAACGGCCGGGGAAACGGCGGCGAAATACATTTCGTCTTGGGACGGAAGCAATTGGTCTCAGCTTGATTCGGGAATGAATAGTGAGGTTTCCGCTCTTACAGTTTATGATAACAATCTGATAGCCGGGGGCTTCTTCACGACGGCCGGGGGCATTGAAGCGAATCATATAGCTTTTTGGGATGGGAATAGTTGGTCGCCGATGGGATCCGGAGTGAACAGCGTCGTCTACGCGTTTGCCGAATATGGCGGGCGACTGATAGCGGGGGGCACTTTTACAACAGCTGGAGGCATTGAGGGGCATCGCATAGCTTCATGGGACGGGAACAGTTGGTCACCGCTGGGGTCCGGCATCATTGGCGTAAAGGTTAGAGCGCTGGTCACATATAACGAGATGCTAATAACTGGCGGGGATTTCACTGTGGCTGGAGACGCGGCCGCGAATTCTATAGCATCTTGGAATGGGATTAATTGGCTGGCACTTGCGCCAGGCGTAGGGGGCTTTAATCAGTGCTTTGTTCGTGCCCTAACAGTTTACAACGGAAGACTAATAGCAGGGGGTTATTCCACAGCTATCGGCGGAACAGCGGCAAATTACATAGCGGCCTGGGATGGGAGCGCCTGGTCGCCTCTAGGAACAGGAATGAACAACACAGTCTTCGCCCTGGCAGTGTACAACGGAGAATTAATTGCAGGCGGATTCTTCTCAATTGCTGGTGGTGCGGTGACAAGTAACGTTGCAAAATGGGACGGGGTGGGTTGGCTTCCGCTGGGGTTGGGAACCGGTAGCACGGTTTCTGCGCTAACTGTTTACGACGGAAAACTGATCGCGGGGGGCAATTTCAGTTCGGCTGGTGGCGTGTCAGCAAAATACATTGCATCATGGGATGGGGCAGGGTGGGCTCCGCTAGGGTCGGGAATGGGTAACAACGTCTATGCATTAACGGTCTACGACGGGAAACTGATCGCGGCTGGCTCATTCAAAACAGCCGGTGGCGTGGCAGCGGAGTACATAGCGTCCTGGGATAGCATGGGGTGGTCGGCTCTGGGATCGGGAATGGGTGGCGTTGTCCATGCCTTAACCGTATATGATGGGAAACTGATTGCGGTAATTACCGGCTATGGATATAACTGGCCTGTGTCCTGGGATGGAAACAGCTGGTCAGGAATCGGATGCGGGGTAAACAACACTATTGAAGCCTTGGCAGTCTATGATGGTAAATTAATTGTGGGCGGCAGATTCGCAAGTACAAATTATTATGATACGGTTAATTACATACTCTCCTGGGACGGATCAGTTTGCTCAAGCTTGGGTTCTGGGGTAGATGACTCTGTTCTTGCCCTTTCAGTGTATAATGGCAAATTGATTGCCGGAGGATATTTTACGATTGCAGGGGAAAAAGTCTCCGCCTATTTGGCCCGATGGACGAAGAATTCTTACATCTGCGGCGATGTCGATGATAATGGCATCTTGAACATCCTTGACATTGCCAATTTATTGAATTATTTGTATAAGAACGGACCAGCACCAAATCATCTTCAGGCATGCGATGTGAATAATTCGGGAGGCATTAATATTATAGATGTCGCTGGCATAATCAACCGCATTTATAAGAACGGGCCGGCTCTTAATTGTCCTTAA
- a CDS encoding hypothetical protein (Evidence 5 : Unknown function) — MLRYISALIFAVFPLVNANGDGNKVDSLINKYIDANILAKCDSALAKMSGYEDSAQDAKFFKPEIAHSGYLRIKDTAYYALLFRCSGFGQFLLIDSIERDVVRGKIDIQIPGSVALFNTADIKDINGDSIPELEFALTAGAHGYYVCYLSLNLDKLNFLKDDKGEYLFYAIMGGIGLIPTSKPNVFDIRVGNWLEKGQKANYSLYKWNGECYEFKEDVIY, encoded by the coding sequence ATGCTTAGATATATATCGGCCCTAATATTCGCAGTGTTTCCCCTGGTCAATGCGAATGGTGATGGCAACAAAGTGGATTCGCTAATTAATAAGTATATCGATGCCAATATTCTGGCGAAGTGCGATTCCGCCCTGGCGAAGATGAGTGGATATGAGGACAGCGCTCAAGATGCGAAATTCTTTAAACCTGAAATTGCGCATTCAGGATATTTGAGAATAAAGGATACTGCCTATTACGCTTTGTTGTTCAGATGCAGCGGATTTGGTCAGTTTTTATTAATTGATTCAATTGAAAGAGATGTGGTGCGTGGAAAAATTGATATTCAGATTCCTGGAAGTGTAGCTTTGTTTAATACTGCAGATATTAAAGATATAAATGGTGATAGCATACCAGAGTTGGAGTTTGCTCTTACTGCCGGAGCCCATGGATATTATGTTTGTTATCTGTCCCTGAACCTAGACAAACTGAATTTTCTCAAAGATGACAAAGGAGAATATCTCTTCTATGCAATTATGGGGGGCATTGGGCTGATTCCAACCAGCAAACCAAATGTCTTTGATATCAGGGTGGGTAATTGGCTGGAGAAAGGACAAAAGGCCAATTACAGTCTGT